In Aegilops tauschii subsp. strangulata cultivar AL8/78 chromosome 3, Aet v6.0, whole genome shotgun sequence, one genomic interval encodes:
- the LOC109762469 gene encoding eukaryotic peptide chain release factor subunit 1-2 has translation MADGHDNDKNIEIWKVKKLIKGLDAARGNGTSMISLIMPPRDQVSRVTKMLGDEYGTASNIKSRVNRQSVLAAITSAQQRLKLYNRVPPNGLVLYTGTIVTDEGKEKKVTFDFEPFRPINASLYLCDNKFHTEALNELLESDDKFGFIVMDGNGTLFGTLSGNTREVLHKFSVDLPKKHGRGGQSALRFARLRMEKRHNYVRKTAELATQFFINPATSQPNVSGLILAGSADFKTELSQSDMFDQRLATKILKVVDVSYGGENGFNQAIEISAEVLSNVKFIQEKKLIGKYFEEISQDTGKYVFGVDDTMAALEMGAVETLIVWENLDINRYVLKNSATGETSVKHFNKAQEADQSNFKDKATSADLEVVENTSLLEWFAENYRQFGCTLEFITNKSQEGSQFCRGFGGIGGILRYQVEVNAYEDVSDEEYEEDFE, from the coding sequence ATGGCGGACGGGCATGATAACGACAAGAACATTGAGATCTGGAAAGTTAAGAAGCTGATTAAAGGGCTTGATGCTGCCCGTGGAAATGGGACAAGCATGATATCGCTGATCATGCCACCTCGTGATCAGGTCTCAAGAGTAACCAAGATGTTGGGTGATGAATATGGAACTGCCTCAAACATCAAGAGCAGGGTCAACAGGCAGTCTGTCTTGGCTGCTATTACCTCTGCTCAGCAAAGGTTGAAGCTGTACAATCGAGTTCCCCCCAATGGGTTGGTGCTTTATACTGGAACCATCGTGACTGATGAGGGCAAAGAGAAGAAAGTCACCTTTGACTTTGAGCCATTCAGGCCAATTAATGCTTCCCTGTATCTCTGTGACAACAAGTTCCACACTGAGGCATTGAATGAGCTGCTTGAGTCTGATGATAAGTTTGGCTTCATTGTCATGGATGGTAACGGAACACTTTTTGGAACACTGAGTGGCAACACTAGAGAGGTTCTTCACAAGTTCTCTGTTGATCTCCCAAAGAAGCATGGACGAGGAGGGCAGTCAGCACTTCGCTTTGCCCGCCTGCGCATGGAGAAACGCCACAACTATGTGCGCAAGACAGCTGAGCTTGCTACACAATTCTTCATCAACCCTGCCACCAGTCAGCCAAATGTTTCTGGGCTCATTCTAGCTGGTTCTGCTGACTTCAAGACTGAACTGAGTCAGTCTGACATGTTTGATCAGCGCTTGGCAACCAAGATACTCAAGGTGGTTGATGTGTCTTATGGCGGAGAGAATGGCTTCAACCAGGCCATTGAGATATCTGCTGAAGTCCTTTCCAATGTCAAGTTCATCCAAGAAAAGAAGCTCATCGGGAAGTACTTTGAGGAGATAAGCCAAGACACTGGAAAGTATGTTTTTGGTGTGGATGACACCATGGCTGCCCTTGAAATGGGTGCTGTGGAGACACTGATTGTGTGGGAAAATCTTGACATCAACCGGTATGTCCTGAAGAATTCTGCCACTGGAGAAACTTCTGTGAAGCACTTCAACAAGGCACAGGAGGCAGATCAGAGCAACTTCAAGGATAAGGCAACATCTGCAGACCTGGAGGTGGTTGAGAATACCTCGCTACTGGAGTGGTTTGCCGAAAACTATCGACAGTTTGGTTGCACACTGGAGTTCATCACAAACAAGTCGCAGGAAGGATCTCAGTTCTGCAGGGGCTTTGGTGGGATAGGAGGGATCCTTCGCTACCAGGTTGAGGTGAATGCTTACGAGGACGTGTCTGACGAGGAGTATGAAGAAGACTTTGAATAG
- the LOC109762451 gene encoding uncharacterized protein, which translates to MSAQTGAALLLALAAIASSNTEGDILYAQRQAWNDPNGVLQSWDPTLANPCYWFHVSCNNENSVVRVDLGNAGISGPLIPELGQLKSLRYLELYENKMSGPIPSTLGNLRRLISLDLYSNHLTGAIPASLGNIASLRFLRIHRNKLAGGIPASLGRLTKIVRLELQENLLTGTVPLEVLSLVLVGDLTKL; encoded by the exons ATGTCAGCTCAGACTGGAGCAGCACTCCTCCTTGCTctcgcggccatcgccagcagcAACACTGAAG GCGACATACTTTACGCGCAAAGGCAGGCGTGGAATGACCCGAACGGTGTGCTGCAGAGCTGGGATCCGACCCTTGCCAATCCCTGCTATTGGTTTCATGTCAGCTGCAACAACGAAAACTCCGTCGTCCGAGT GGATTTGGGGAATGCGGGCATCTCAGGCCCCCTCATTCCTGAACTGGGCCAACTGAAGAGCCTTCGATACCT GGAGCTGTATGAGAACAAAATGAGTGGGCCAATACCATCTACCCTGGGAAACCTGAGGAGACTGATCAGCCTTGATCTCTACAGCAACCATCTCACTGGCGCGATACCGGCATCGCTTGGGAACATCGCGTCGCTGCGTTTCCT AAGGATCCATCGGAACAAGCTTGCAGGAGGTATACCGGCGTCGCTGGGTCGTCTGACGAAGATTGTCAGGTTGGAGCTTCAGGAGAACTTGCTGACCGGCACGGTGCCGCTGGAGGTCCTCTCTCTTGTTCTTGTCGGGGACTTGACTAAGCTGTGA